The genome window CGGCCGAAGAGCTTGATGTCCTTCTCGTAAGAAATATAGCCTTTAGACGTGACAAGATCCAGGATCTGGCGGTTGACGCCGACCAGCGCGTTTGTACGCATGTCCTGTAGATCGCCGACCGCCCCGACGATGGCCAGCGCGCCAAGGTCCACGTTATCCCCGAGGCTCAGGGCGAGCAGGAACGCCACCCCGGCGCCGCTGATCTCGGTCGAGCCGTTGAGCCCGTATAAATGAGGATTCATGTGGTACGGGTACTCTTCCGCGGCCGGCCTGTGGTGGTCCGTGACCACGGCATCGATGCCCAGCGCTTTTATGGTGGACATCGCGCCGCTGCCGAGGTCAGTGAATATTACGAGCTTCCCCGTGCCTGCGTCCGCGATTCCTTTGAGTGCAGCCTCGTCCAGCTTTTTGACGAATTTTGCCTGCCAGGGCTTGCCAAGCCTGTCAAGCGCCTTGCACATGATGCCCGCGGCCGTGAGGCCGTCCGCATCGATGTGGGACACTATCAACGCTTCGCTGCATTTCTTAATGCGCCCGGCACAGAGTTCGGCATCCTTTCGGAATCGCTGCATCGTATCACCATTGCAGGAGGACATTAATACCGGTTTTGGTAGCGGGGCGAAATTAACTGCCTGCTAAGTCTCCCAAAAAATAATAAGTTTCGCTAAATTTTTTCAGCCACGAAGCGACTCAAAGCGGGCCTGAAGTTGCTCGAAGAATTATAAAAAAATATATTAATCATTGACCATTGTAATCTTTTCTTCCAATAATTATTGCTGTGCTGAATCTGTGATGAATATACCTTTTAAGTCTCAGAGTGAACGAAGGCACTATTTTTCACCACCCCTTCATGTCTTTGTGATGAGAATAGTGTCCTCTATCTCTTATAAAGCTTAAAACACAGGAGTAATTCAACAATGCCATAATTATTAAAAATACTTAGAGTTTCTTTGAGCCCATTTCGAGTCGCTTCGTGGCTTAAACCGTTTTCGTGCTGCTTATTTTATCTTAGATGGCCTTGACTGCAAATATTATCGCTCACTTCAGCTGCCCGAAGCGTGCTCGCGGCCGCCGGCGATATAGCTGGTCGGCTTATCAGAGACCTGCGAAGAAGGGGACCAGCACGATGACCAGCATCGAAAGAGTGACGCCGCTCACGAAGGAGATGACGCTCATCTCGCTGCCCGCGTAGCGCACGACGACGGGGAGCGTCGTATCCATTGTGGTTGCACCGCCAGGGGCGATGGCCGCGATCTTGCCGCAGTATTTGACCACCAGGGGCATGATGACGACGGAGAGCATCTCCCGGAAAATATTCGATAGCAGTGCCATCGTGCCGATCTGGGCCCCGACGAGGCCGGTGAGCATGACGGCGGAGAGGCTGTACCAGCCGAAGCCCGCACCTATGGCCATTGCATTCCCGAGGTCCATGCGCATGATGAGGCCGGCCACGAGTGCGCCCAGTATGCTGCCCGCTGCAATAAATACCGGCAACAGCACCATCTTCCACCCGATACGCCTCATCTCCTTTATGACCGACTTGTTCTGGCTCATGTCCAGCCCGATGACGAATAAAAGCAAACACAGCATGACCATTATGAGCGTATCGATGTTCGACTCCACTGAGGGTGGCATGATGCCCATAACGCCTGCAACGATGCCGATGGCGAGCGCGAGAAGGATGATCAGGATGATGGACATTACCCGGTACCGTCCTTGAAGAACAGCCTCTCGAAGAGCATCGCGAAGACGATACTGCCCAGGATCGCGCAAACCGTGATGAGCAGCGACTGCAGGCCATAGAGGCCCAGGTTATTGATAACGGCCTCGTTCGAGCCCGTCTTGAGGCCCATGAGGAGGATGAGCACGAACACCATACAGGTAATGGCGGAAGACACGTATTTTTTAAGGCGGCCGGAGAAACGGCCCTTGAGCAGGCCTGCGGCGACGCCCACGATAAGCGAAATAAAAAGCAGCCCGATATAAGTGACCATCCCGTCCATAGCCGGAAGTAAGATATTCATGTTATTATTTATACTTAGCTGGCCACGGCGCTTTTTCTCATCATATTGTAACACGACCGACCTTCGCCTGAATGCCGTACTTCTGCCGGCCCGCCGGATGGCAATTTATTTATAGAATCACAAACCTACAATACCCCGTATTACATTTATGGAGGTATTTTAACTTGGCTGAACAAAGTGGCCAACCAATATACATTTTGAGAGAGGGCACGACCCAGTCGAAGGGCCGGGACGCTCAAAGTTACAACATCATAGCGGCAATGGCCGTCGCCGAGGCAGTGCGCAGCACGCTCGGGCCGAAGGGAATGGACAAGATGCTCGTCGACTCGACGGGTAACACCACCGTCACCAACGACGGCGTGACGATCCTGAAAGAGATCGACATCGAGCATCCCGCGGCCAAGATGGTCGTCGAGGTCGCGAAGACCCAGGACGAGCAGGTCGGCGATGGCACGACTACCGCCGTGATCTTCGCGGGAGCCTTATTAAAGAAGGCCCAGGAGCTCATGGACATGGGCATCCACCCGACGGTCATCACCTCGGGGTACCGGCTGGCGGCGGCGAAGGCGAACGAGCTATTGTCCGAGATCGCCATCCCCGCATCGGGCAAGGACGTCCTGAAGAAGGTCGCGCTAACCGCCATGACCGGCAAGAGTGCCGGCGCCGTGGGCGATACGCTCTCGGAGCTCGCCGTCGATGCCGTGCTCGCCGTAGAGGAGGGCGGTAAGGTGGACGTCGATAACATCAAGGTCGAGAAGAAGACCGGCTCAAGCGTCCAGAGCTCAAGCATCGTCAGGGGCATCGTGCTCAATAAGCGCCGGGAAAACCCCAACATGCCGAAGAAGGTCGAGAACGCCAGGATATTACTCTTAAGCACCGCCATTGACATCAAGAAGACCGAGATCGACGCGAGCATTAAGATCCGATC of Methanocella sp. contains these proteins:
- a CDS encoding lysine exporter LysO family protein, translating into MSIILIILLALAIGIVAGVMGIMPPSVESNIDTLIMVMLCLLLFVIGLDMSQNKSVIKEMRRIGWKMVLLPVFIAAGSILGALVAGLIMRMDLGNAMAIGAGFGWYSLSAVMLTGLVGAQIGTMALLSNIFREMLSVVIMPLVVKYCGKIAAIAPGGATTMDTTLPVVVRYAGSEMSVISFVSGVTLSMLVIVLVPFFAGL
- a CDS encoding LysO family transporter — encoded protein: MDGMVTYIGLLFISLIVGVAAGLLKGRFSGRLKKYVSSAITCMVFVLILLMGLKTGSNEAVINNLGLYGLQSLLITVCAILGSIVFAMLFERLFFKDGTG